From Paenibacillus sp. GP183, one genomic window encodes:
- a CDS encoding ABC transporter substrate-binding protein produces MKKKLLLGITVMLIGAAALTGCSGSKQAASNVQEKELVVAIPQDPRGTWDPIDTFTIPWGTVASNIFDGLVERSEDLQLKPGLAESWNYKDPKTLEFKLRKGVTFQNGEPFNADAVKFTFDRLLGPEGEKSPQRSNYDSIDKVEVVDENTVVFKLKAVDPVLVTKMAGYGAMIVPPKYFKEVGDAKFDVMPIGTGPFKVTEYVKDDHVSMEANLKYWGGAPKLKKVKYRYIPEATTRIAELQTGAVDIASTIPPSQVATIESNKQLTIQKAGSPTVNMIRFDVSQKPMDNVKVRQAINYAIDKQKIIDTILNGYAKPIASLQGDISFGNDPELKPYPFDPAKAKQLLQEAGIQSGTKLTFSINGADSVYKEVAQAVATYLSEVGLTLEIKPQDSQTLNNDLIPKAKAGHMYQFGWGGWTLDFDNTAYLLYKKGQFYNPSYGNPDVDKLLDAERNSVVQDERKKAFFQLDKILKEEAVEVPLYQSMTVWSVNKKVKGFVIPPDERLRLKDVSFQ; encoded by the coding sequence ATGAAAAAGAAGCTTTTACTCGGAATAACAGTTATGTTAATCGGAGCGGCAGCATTGACAGGGTGTTCGGGCAGCAAACAAGCGGCCAGTAACGTGCAAGAAAAAGAGCTTGTCGTAGCGATCCCGCAAGATCCTCGTGGAACGTGGGACCCTATCGACACCTTTACGATCCCTTGGGGAACGGTGGCATCCAACATTTTTGACGGACTTGTCGAGCGGAGCGAGGATCTCCAATTGAAGCCGGGTCTGGCAGAATCCTGGAATTACAAAGATCCCAAGACGCTTGAGTTTAAACTTCGCAAAGGAGTCACGTTTCAGAATGGCGAGCCTTTTAACGCCGATGCCGTTAAATTTACTTTCGACCGGCTGCTGGGTCCGGAAGGGGAAAAGAGTCCACAGCGCTCCAACTACGATTCTATCGACAAGGTGGAGGTTGTAGACGAAAATACGGTTGTTTTCAAACTGAAAGCAGTGGATCCCGTGTTGGTCACCAAGATGGCCGGTTACGGTGCGATGATTGTTCCTCCCAAATACTTCAAAGAAGTAGGGGACGCGAAGTTCGATGTTATGCCGATTGGAACGGGTCCATTCAAAGTGACCGAATACGTGAAGGATGACCATGTATCTATGGAAGCCAACCTTAAGTATTGGGGAGGGGCACCCAAATTAAAAAAGGTTAAGTATCGTTATATTCCGGAGGCTACTACTCGAATAGCCGAACTTCAGACGGGTGCGGTTGACATCGCGTCCACTATTCCGCCAAGTCAGGTGGCAACCATTGAGTCAAACAAACAGCTGACGATTCAGAAAGCGGGCAGCCCGACCGTAAACATGATCAGATTTGATGTATCGCAGAAGCCGATGGATAACGTGAAGGTTCGGCAGGCCATTAATTATGCCATTGATAAGCAGAAAATTATTGATACGATTCTGAATGGGTATGCCAAACCTATCGCTTCCCTGCAAGGGGATATCTCCTTTGGGAATGATCCGGAGCTCAAGCCTTATCCGTTCGATCCGGCAAAGGCCAAACAATTGCTGCAGGAAGCCGGGATACAGTCTGGCACGAAACTGACTTTCTCGATCAATGGCGCGGATTCGGTATATAAAGAGGTAGCGCAGGCTGTTGCGACATATCTTAGTGAAGTAGGCTTGACTTTGGAGATCAAGCCGCAGGATTCCCAAACGTTGAATAATGACCTGATTCCGAAAGCCAAAGCCGGCCATATGTACCAGTTCGGATGGGGCGGATGGACACTTGACTTTGACAACACGGCGTATCTGCTTTATAAAAAGGGCCAATTTTATAACCCAAGCTATGGAAATCCGGATGTGGATAAGCTGTTAGATGCAGAACGAAACTCCGTCGTACAAGACGAACGGAAGAAAGCTTTCTTCCAATTGGACAAAATACTCAAGGAGGAAGCAGTCGAGGTTCCTCTTTACCAGTCAATGACCGTTTGGAGTGTCAACAAAAAGGTTAAAGGCTTTGTCATTCCCCCGGATGAGCGTCTTCGCTTAAAAGACGTCAGCTTTCAATAA
- a CDS encoding M42 family metallopeptidase, which translates to MASLKDSMIELDPIFGVSGDEEKVAGYIREALAGKYDEYYADPLGNQFFIKKGINSNLKVMLAAHMDEIGFVVIHIDEKGFVYFVPVGMHDSRVVISQILVINTSKGFVKGITGSRPAHIVTAEEEKKGVPIEQLHLDVGTSSKDETLELGVKVGDYIAFDRKGEYLNGGKVFTGKAVDNRAGCAVLIEVMKRLHTKNIMPTVYGVATVQEEVGLRGAGPVGFQVQPDVALAIDVTPAGGTPGINDRELPIEFGAGTAIKCYDAGLTVPKKLVNRLVEVAEKNQIPYQREVLLKGSTDGKAISLSGNGVLTGCISIPSRYIHSAVGSIHLDDLEHSVQLIVAFIEGFTEKI; encoded by the coding sequence ATGGCTTCTTTGAAAGATTCTATGATAGAATTGGACCCGATTTTTGGAGTTTCCGGAGATGAAGAGAAGGTAGCCGGCTATATAAGAGAAGCGTTGGCCGGCAAGTATGATGAATATTATGCAGATCCGCTTGGAAATCAATTTTTCATCAAAAAAGGAATCAATTCCAACCTGAAAGTTATGCTTGCCGCACATATGGATGAAATCGGGTTCGTCGTCATCCATATTGATGAAAAGGGATTTGTTTATTTCGTGCCGGTTGGTATGCATGACAGCCGTGTAGTCATTAGTCAAATATTGGTTATTAATACATCAAAAGGCTTTGTCAAAGGCATAACCGGCAGCAGGCCTGCTCATATCGTTACTGCCGAGGAGGAAAAGAAGGGTGTTCCCATTGAACAACTGCATTTGGACGTCGGAACATCCAGTAAAGACGAAACCTTAGAGCTTGGAGTCAAAGTAGGGGATTACATAGCTTTTGATCGCAAGGGAGAATATTTGAATGGCGGCAAGGTGTTTACCGGAAAAGCGGTAGATAACCGGGCCGGTTGTGCTGTGCTTATCGAAGTGATGAAGCGGCTGCACACTAAAAATATTATGCCGACAGTATACGGAGTAGCCACCGTTCAAGAGGAAGTGGGTCTCAGAGGCGCCGGACCTGTGGGGTTTCAAGTTCAACCAGATGTCGCTTTAGCGATTGACGTAACGCCTGCAGGTGGAACGCCGGGAATAAATGACCGCGAGCTGCCGATTGAATTCGGAGCGGGAACTGCAATTAAATGTTATGATGCCGGTTTGACTGTTCCCAAAAAATTAGTCAATCGCCTTGTTGAAGTGGCGGAAAAGAACCAAATCCCATACCAAAGGGAAGTATTGCTTAAAGGATCTACGGATGGTAAAGCAATCAGCTTAAGCGGAAATGGCGTATTGACAGGTTGTATTTCCATTCCTTCACGTTATATCCATTCAGCCGTAGGAAGTATCCATCTGGATGACCTGGAGCATTCTGTTCAACTCATTGTCGCGTTTATCGAAGGTTTTACAGAAAAAATATAA
- a CDS encoding Bax inhibitor-1/YccA family protein: MERSVTISHTGSFAHVLQTFAISLLVSFIGMLIGAMVVPPSMIMLFVVAEVIMLIAAIVIRIRGKNIGYGFLYAFTAISGVTLYPVIMAYGGLLGANVVSGAFFATAAIFGGLAFYAHRSKRDFSFLGGFLFAGTIGLVLMSVISMFVSFGSVMNLVWSMVGILIFSGWVLYDVAQYRDGVASEEVPLAALNIYLDFINLFLYILRFLASIVGLNRD; the protein is encoded by the coding sequence ATGGAAAGATCGGTGACGATTTCACACACAGGCAGTTTTGCTCATGTGCTTCAGACGTTTGCAATTTCACTTTTAGTTTCTTTCATAGGCATGTTGATCGGTGCCATGGTTGTCCCGCCGTCCATGATCATGCTTTTCGTTGTGGCTGAAGTGATTATGTTGATAGCGGCTATCGTCATTCGGATTCGCGGTAAAAACATTGGTTATGGTTTTTTGTATGCTTTTACAGCGATTTCGGGAGTAACGTTATATCCGGTTATTATGGCTTATGGTGGCTTGCTTGGCGCCAACGTTGTATCGGGTGCTTTCTTTGCGACAGCAGCGATCTTTGGCGGACTTGCCTTCTACGCTCACCGCTCCAAACGGGACTTTAGCTTCCTTGGCGGCTTCTTGTTCGCTGGTACAATAGGACTCGTGCTAATGAGCGTGATCTCCATGTTCGTCTCGTTTGGTTCCGTGATGAACTTGGTTTGGTCGATGGTCGGCATTCTTATTTTCAGCGGATGGGTTCTCTACGATGTAGCTCAATATCGTGACGGTGTTGCTTCAGAAGAAGTGCCGCTCGCCGCACTAAACATCTATCTGGATTTCATCAATTTGTTTTTGTACATTCTCCGTTTCTTGGCTTCCATAGTTGGTCTCAATAGGGATTAG
- the pcp gene encoding pyroglutamyl-peptidase I has protein sequence MQKVLITGFEPFGGEPVNPSLEAVKLLATKTFTNVEVITKKLPAVFHTSIRILRATMDEVKPDIVICVGQAGGRSDITVERVAINVDDAKIPDNEGNRPIDVSIIENGPAAYWSGLPIKAIVEKMREAGVPASVSQTAGTFVCNHTFYGLSHLIATEYPGIRGGFIHIPYLPEQAARHPGAPSMSLEMIVRSIEIAIQTATAQKDDIIAVGGEIS, from the coding sequence ATGCAAAAGGTATTGATAACCGGTTTTGAACCTTTTGGCGGAGAACCTGTGAATCCGTCCCTTGAAGCGGTAAAGCTACTTGCAACCAAAACATTCACTAATGTGGAGGTCATAACGAAAAAGCTTCCAGCAGTTTTCCACACATCGATCAGAATTTTAAGAGCAACGATGGATGAAGTCAAGCCGGACATCGTGATTTGTGTCGGGCAAGCGGGAGGACGAAGCGATATTACGGTTGAACGTGTGGCGATTAATGTTGATGATGCCAAAATTCCGGATAATGAAGGCAACCGGCCGATTGATGTCAGTATCATAGAAAATGGTCCCGCTGCCTATTGGTCGGGACTGCCTATCAAAGCAATCGTAGAGAAGATGAGAGAAGCGGGAGTACCTGCTTCCGTTTCGCAAACGGCAGGTACATTCGTATGCAATCATACTTTCTACGGACTGTCCCACCTGATCGCTACTGAATATCCGGGCATTAGAGGAGGCTTCATCCACATTCCGTACCTTCCGGAACAAGCGGCTCGCCATCCTGGCGCACCGAGCATGAGTTTGGAGATGATCGTCCGTTCAATTGAAATTGCGATACAAACAGCAACTGCGCAGAAGGACGATATCATCGCCGTAGGCGGGGAAATCAGTTAA